In Geopsychrobacter electrodiphilus DSM 16401, a single window of DNA contains:
- a CDS encoding efflux transporter outer membrane subunit, which produces MKHQRIYRIITSVFVTGLLAGCAAGPDFKRPIAPAVAAYTAAPLPGLTTSAPTELGESQRLVEGETVNPQWWQEFGSARLDTLIAEALQANPTLTSARATLRQAQERYAAQSGSTLYPQAEANLTGQRQRFNPNSSGLPGDAREFDLYNASVGVHYNLDLAGGNRRALEALAARSDYQRYQLAGARLTLVGNIVTTAVTQARFSAQMRATEGILHAQEEQLKLTGERVRLGQAAPNEELPLKTQLEQTRASIPLLRNQFQQSEHLLAVLAGTAPGTSGSPSFALQEFTLPAALPLSVPSELVRSSPDIQAAEALLHAANAEYGVAVANLYPQLNLSANLGSQALTTGALFGSGSAIWALVGQLTQPLFNPGLPAEKRATLAAFDAAAANYQSVVLESLRNVADVLCELENNTQRLTALSVADAAAQNSLKSIQRQYELGAASYVQLLIAQQQVQQTQIDLIEAQARRLLDSTALFLAMGG; this is translated from the coding sequence ATGAAACATCAACGAATTTATAGAATTATCACTTCAGTTTTCGTGACCGGTCTACTGGCTGGATGCGCCGCCGGTCCCGATTTTAAACGTCCGATAGCACCCGCTGTGGCGGCCTACACCGCTGCCCCGTTGCCGGGCCTTACAACCTCAGCCCCCACGGAGTTGGGTGAATCACAGCGGTTGGTCGAGGGAGAGACGGTCAACCCCCAATGGTGGCAAGAATTTGGTTCAGCCAGGCTTGATACCCTCATCGCTGAAGCCTTGCAGGCCAACCCGACCCTGACTTCGGCAAGGGCCACTTTACGGCAGGCGCAAGAACGTTATGCAGCCCAGTCTGGCTCGACCCTGTATCCGCAGGCTGAAGCCAATCTCACCGGCCAGCGCCAGCGATTCAACCCCAATTCCTCGGGGCTGCCGGGCGACGCTCGGGAATTCGATCTGTACAATGCCAGCGTCGGCGTGCACTACAATCTCGACCTGGCTGGAGGCAACCGGCGCGCCCTGGAAGCCTTGGCCGCTCGCAGCGACTATCAGCGCTACCAACTGGCAGGCGCACGGCTGACGCTGGTGGGCAATATTGTCACCACCGCCGTCACCCAGGCCAGGTTTTCCGCGCAAATGCGGGCCACCGAAGGCATCCTTCACGCCCAGGAAGAGCAGCTAAAGCTGACCGGAGAGCGGGTACGACTCGGCCAGGCTGCCCCTAACGAGGAGCTTCCCCTGAAAACCCAGCTGGAGCAGACCCGCGCAAGCATTCCGCTGCTGCGCAATCAATTCCAACAGAGCGAGCACCTGCTGGCCGTGCTCGCGGGCACGGCGCCAGGCACAAGCGGCTCGCCATCCTTCGCCCTGCAGGAGTTTACCCTGCCGGCCGCTCTGCCGCTGAGCGTTCCATCCGAACTGGTCCGCTCGAGCCCGGACATTCAGGCCGCCGAGGCGCTGCTGCATGCAGCCAATGCAGAATACGGCGTGGCGGTCGCTAATCTCTATCCGCAACTCAACCTTAGCGCCAATCTCGGTTCGCAGGCCTTGACGACCGGGGCCTTATTCGGCAGTGGTTCGGCGATCTGGGCTCTGGTTGGCCAACTGACACAACCTCTATTCAATCCCGGCCTGCCTGCAGAAAAACGGGCGACACTGGCCGCCTTCGATGCAGCGGCGGCGAATTACCAAAGCGTCGTCCTCGAATCTTTGCGCAATGTGGCCGATGTGCTGTGCGAACTGGAGAACAACACCCAGCGGTTGACTGCACTCTCTGTCGCCGATGCCGCGGCCCAGAATTCCCTCAAATCGATACAGCGCCAGTACGAGCTGGGCGCGGCCAGCTATGTCCAGTTACTCATCGCGCAACAGCAGGTGCAACAGACCCAAATTGATCTGATTGAGGCCCAGGCACGGCGCCTTCTCGATAGCACCGCATTATTTCTGGCTATGGGCGGTTGA
- a CDS encoding zinc-binding dehydrogenase — MAGKKWSQYLKVFHPGGRYAVAGAIAGPLVELNIRTLYLKGLSLFGCTVLGSEVFKNLITLIEQGAVSPEIVKTFALDPNG; from the coding sequence GTGGCGGGTAAAAAGTGGTCGCAATATTTAAAGGTCTTCCATCCAGGTGGACGATATGCTGTGGCTGGAGCTATTGCGGGTCCACTGGTAGAGCTAAACATTAGAACGCTCTATCTGAAAGGCCTGAGTCTGTTCGGTTGCACCGTCCTTGGTTCAGAAGTTTTCAAGAACTTGATAACTCTCATTGAACAAGGGGCTGTATCTCCTGAAATTGTAAAGACGTTCGCTCTGGACCCTAACGGTTAG
- the narI gene encoding respiratory nitrate reductase subunit gamma yields the protein MADLILFGVFPYVAMALAIGVGIYRYTIDRYSWSSQSSQFLESKALFWGSLPWHYAILLILIAHFLAFLVPAGWGALLGSPARLVLLEITGMALGITTLIALVILIFRRVINPRVNAVTSRIDWVLLASLLLQVAAGVYIAINLRWGGAWYVHTISPWLWSLVKLDPQISYLTNMPWVVQLHAVNAFFLVAIFPFSRLVHVVSIPLGYLGRPYQVVIWYRQRRSS from the coding sequence ATGGCTGATCTGATCCTGTTCGGCGTATTCCCCTATGTCGCAATGGCTCTGGCGATCGGGGTCGGTATCTATCGCTATACCATCGACCGTTACTCCTGGTCGTCACAGTCTTCACAATTTTTGGAGAGCAAAGCGCTTTTCTGGGGCTCGCTCCCCTGGCACTATGCGATCCTGTTGATCCTGATCGCGCATTTTCTGGCCTTTCTGGTCCCGGCCGGTTGGGGCGCACTGCTCGGTTCGCCGGCACGTCTGGTCCTGCTCGAAATCACCGGCATGGCGCTCGGCATCACCACCCTGATTGCGCTAGTGATCCTGATCTTCCGTCGCGTCATCAACCCGCGCGTTAACGCTGTGACCAGCCGGATCGACTGGGTACTGCTTGCTTCACTGCTACTGCAGGTCGCAGCAGGCGTGTACATTGCCATCAACCTGCGCTGGGGCGGGGCTTGGTATGTCCACACGATTTCACCCTGGCTCTGGTCGCTGGTCAAACTTGATCCGCAAATCAGCTATCTGACGAACATGCCGTGGGTCGTCCAGTTGCATGCGGTCAATGCCTTCTTCCTGGTCGCGATCTTCCCCTTTTCGCGCCTGGTGCACGTGGTCAGCATCCCGCTCGGCTACCTGGGTCGCCCCTATCAGGTGGTGATCTGGTATCGCCAGCGCCGTAGCAGCTGA
- the narJ gene encoding nitrate reductase molybdenum cofactor assembly chaperone, which produces MPTNLELCLSFSRLLSYPNAQVKMAAADCYKQLKQCDPQAAMAFANFINFLEQQELPQIEELYTSAFDLQAISFPYIGYQLCGESQARTMFLMKLQEIYNQHNFSSEGELPDHLSVMLRFIGTVPDPQGNSEIISDALLPALEKIIQGIENQAHPYRQLLVSLQTYLTNLVAIELPESAPQKELSHG; this is translated from the coding sequence ATGCCGACGAACCTGGAACTCTGCCTTTCCTTCAGCAGACTGCTGAGCTATCCGAATGCGCAGGTCAAAATGGCAGCTGCCGATTGTTACAAGCAGCTGAAACAGTGTGACCCGCAGGCTGCGATGGCGTTTGCAAATTTTATCAACTTTCTCGAACAACAGGAATTACCGCAGATCGAAGAGCTCTACACCTCCGCTTTCGACCTGCAGGCGATTAGCTTCCCCTACATCGGTTATCAGCTGTGCGGTGAAAGTCAGGCCCGCACCATGTTTCTGATGAAGCTGCAGGAGATTTACAATCAACATAATTTTTCGTCAGAGGGTGAGCTGCCCGACCACCTGAGTGTCATGCTGCGCTTCATTGGCACAGTCCCCGACCCACAAGGGAATAGCGAGATCATCAGCGATGCGCTGCTGCCGGCGCTGGAAAAGATTATTCAGGGGATCGAGAATCAAGCGCATCCCTATCGCCAGTTGCTGGTGTCCCTGCAGACCTATCTGACCAACCTTGTTGCAATTGAACTGCCTGAAAGCGCACCGCAAAAGGAGTTATCCCATGGCTGA
- the narH gene encoding nitrate reductase subunit beta: MDIRAQVSSVFHLDKCIGCHTCSIACKNLWTDRRGNEYMWWNNVETKPGTGYPTKWEDQEKYNGGWERVGSQLRLKQGGKAATIGKIFHNPDLPTMDDYYEPFTYKYADLTNAPAGTDQPTARAVSMVSGKPINIEAGPNWDDDLSGSTVYAANDPGVIELSEEQQQQLFAIEKMVMFHLPRICNHCSNPACVASCPSGAIYKRGEDGIVLINQDKCRGWRMCVSACPYKKTYYGWSSGKSEKCILCFPRQEAGEAPACFHSCVGRIRYLGVLLYDADKIEETAMKADGELAAAQREMILDPFDPQVLAAVRKEGMAEQIIKAAQASPVYKFVKEWGIALPLHPEFRTLPMLFYVPPLLPVLSTEHQGTQKLADDFFTSLEQARLPLMYLAGLFSGGNEEEVKAVYRRLIAVRIQRRAETVGDMAEAEVVKARELAGLDEAALDAIYRMTSLTRIKERIQVPPMLREQAVEAGMDPEEYKQSMGFGSRKAPKRRW; encoded by the coding sequence ATGGATATTCGCGCACAGGTCTCATCGGTATTTCACCTCGACAAGTGCATCGGTTGCCACACCTGCAGCATCGCCTGCAAGAACCTGTGGACCGACCGCCGCGGCAATGAATACATGTGGTGGAACAATGTCGAAACCAAGCCCGGTACCGGCTACCCGACCAAATGGGAAGACCAGGAGAAGTACAACGGCGGCTGGGAGCGGGTCGGCAGCCAACTACGGCTGAAGCAGGGTGGCAAAGCCGCGACCATCGGTAAGATTTTTCACAACCCCGACCTGCCGACCATGGACGACTACTACGAACCGTTCACCTACAAATACGCCGATCTGACCAATGCTCCGGCGGGGACCGATCAGCCGACCGCTCGCGCGGTCTCAATGGTCAGCGGCAAACCGATAAATATCGAAGCCGGTCCCAACTGGGACGATGACCTCTCCGGTTCGACGGTCTACGCCGCGAACGACCCCGGCGTCATCGAGCTGAGCGAGGAACAGCAACAGCAGCTGTTCGCCATCGAAAAGATGGTGATGTTCCACCTGCCGCGCATCTGCAACCACTGCAGCAACCCGGCCTGCGTCGCTAGTTGCCCCTCGGGCGCAATCTACAAACGCGGCGAGGACGGCATTGTACTAATCAACCAGGACAAATGCCGTGGCTGGCGGATGTGCGTCTCGGCCTGTCCCTACAAGAAAACCTATTACGGCTGGAGCAGCGGCAAGTCCGAGAAATGTATCCTCTGCTTCCCGCGTCAGGAGGCGGGTGAAGCCCCGGCCTGTTTCCACTCCTGCGTCGGACGGATCCGCTACCTCGGCGTGCTGCTCTACGATGCCGACAAAATCGAAGAAACCGCGATGAAGGCCGATGGTGAACTGGCCGCCGCCCAGCGCGAGATGATCCTTGACCCCTTTGACCCGCAGGTGCTCGCCGCAGTGCGCAAAGAGGGAATGGCCGAGCAGATCATCAAGGCTGCCCAGGCTTCGCCAGTCTACAAGTTCGTCAAGGAGTGGGGGATCGCCCTGCCGCTCCACCCCGAGTTCCGCACCCTGCCGATGCTCTTCTACGTGCCACCGTTGTTGCCGGTGCTCTCGACCGAACATCAGGGGACCCAGAAACTAGCCGATGACTTCTTCACCAGCCTCGAGCAGGCCCGCCTGCCGCTGATGTACCTGGCCGGGCTCTTTTCCGGTGGCAACGAAGAAGAGGTCAAGGCGGTCTATCGCCGCCTGATCGCGGTGCGTATCCAGCGCCGGGCCGAAACCGTTGGCGACATGGCCGAAGCCGAGGTCGTCAAGGCGCGGGAACTGGCCGGACTCGACGAGGCTGCGCTCGACGCCATCTACCGCATGACCAGTCTGACCCGCATCAAGGAACGGATTCAGGTGCCGCCAATGCTGCGCGAGCAGGCGGTTGAAGCGGGGATGGATCCCGAAGAGTACAAGCAGTCGATGGGCTTCGGCAGCCGCAAAGCGCCGAAGAGAAGGTGGTGA
- a CDS encoding nitrate reductase subunit alpha encodes MSWIKDIIDPKSRAWEEFYRNRNQCDKVVRSTHGVNCTGGCSWNVHVKDGIVGWEMQATDYPELEPGLPPYEPRGCQRGISFSWYLYSPLRIKYPYMRGVLADLWRAAKAEHGDPVLAWASIMEDAAKRKSYQQARGKGGFRRVSWDESEEMIAASSIYTIKRFGADRLVGFSPIPAMSMLSFASGTRFMQLMGGANLSFYDWYCDLPNASPEVWGEQTDVAESADWYNSKYIAVMGSNVDMTRTPDAHYLTEARHNGSKVTVLSPDFNITSKHADWWIPAHAGQDGAFWMAVNHVILSEFHHQAKTPFFLDYLKRYSDTPFLIELEQKDGVYRAGRMARAGELERYSTEENGNFKYLVWDETSQTPRMPLGTLGFRWQEKKGEWNLQMKDGQDGSDLSPALSLLDENDAVIQVAFDDFSADQRVERGVPVRYLETAHGKVAVTTVFDLLMAQFGVNRGLAGAYPADYDAENEVYTPAWQEKYTGIDRTNVIQFAREWASTAEKTGGKCSIIIGSGVNHWYHSNLIYRSGISALMLCGCVGKNGGGLNHYVGQEKLAPAAPWATIMGALDWAKPPRFQNAPSYHYVHTDQWRYERTSDEARINPVAEENQITGGHTMDHQVRAVRNGWLPFYPQFDRSPIEAVKQAEAAGAKNNQEIVDWTVKQLADKKMKFAIEDPDAPENWPRLWIIWRGNALMSSAKGHEYFLKHYLGTHNNSIAPETAEEFVKEVEWHKEAPQGKLDLVVDINFRMDTSALYSDIVLPTATWYEKDDLNTTDMHSFIHPLQAAVPPCWESKSDWDIFKGLAKKVSHLAETHLPEPIREIVSVPLQHDTPAEMAQFEIKDWYKGECEPIPGKTMPGLVVVERDYKNLYNRFISLGPEARKGIGAHGLSWSVEDYYDEMVAGDKTHTWDGKTYPTLVDARDAAEIILKLAPETNGEMAFRAFAAEEKKVGLPLTDLAEATRGVRTTFADLAAQPRRLLNSPIWSGLTDNGRAYSAYCLNVEKLIPWRTLTGRQHFYLDHQGYIAAGEHLPTYKPKPDHGTLQDFLATDTGEKKSIMLNYLTPHGKWGIHSTYTDNHRMLTLSRGCHPFWINDQDAEQIGVFDNDWVEVYNDHGVVVTRAIVSSRLPRGISFLYHATERTIDVPKTARRGNKRAGGHNSLNRIRLKPNLMLGGYGQFTFAWNYWGPPGANRDTYIMVRKLDGEPQW; translated from the coding sequence ATGAGCTGGATCAAGGATATTATCGACCCGAAATCGCGTGCCTGGGAAGAGTTCTACCGCAACCGCAACCAGTGCGACAAGGTGGTGCGCAGCACTCACGGCGTCAATTGCACCGGCGGTTGCTCCTGGAACGTGCATGTCAAGGACGGCATTGTCGGCTGGGAAATGCAGGCAACCGACTACCCCGAACTCGAGCCGGGGCTCCCCCCTTATGAGCCACGTGGTTGCCAGCGCGGCATCTCCTTCTCCTGGTACCTCTACAGCCCGTTGCGGATCAAATATCCCTACATGCGCGGGGTCCTCGCCGATCTCTGGCGTGCCGCAAAGGCCGAGCATGGAGATCCGGTTCTTGCCTGGGCCTCGATCATGGAGGACGCAGCCAAGCGTAAAAGCTATCAGCAGGCGCGTGGCAAAGGCGGCTTCCGGCGGGTCAGCTGGGACGAATCGGAAGAAATGATCGCCGCCTCCTCGATCTACACCATCAAGAGATTCGGCGCCGACCGGCTGGTTGGCTTCTCGCCGATCCCGGCCATGTCGATGCTCAGCTTCGCCAGCGGTACACGCTTCATGCAGTTGATGGGCGGTGCCAACCTGAGTTTCTACGACTGGTACTGTGACCTGCCGAATGCCTCGCCTGAAGTCTGGGGCGAGCAGACCGACGTCGCCGAGAGTGCCGACTGGTACAACAGCAAATATATCGCGGTCATGGGGTCCAATGTCGATATGACCCGCACCCCGGACGCCCATTATTTAACCGAGGCCCGCCATAATGGCTCCAAGGTCACCGTGCTCTCCCCCGATTTCAATATCACCTCCAAGCACGCCGACTGGTGGATTCCTGCCCATGCCGGGCAGGACGGCGCCTTCTGGATGGCGGTCAATCATGTCATCCTCAGCGAGTTCCACCATCAGGCCAAAACACCCTTTTTCCTCGATTACCTGAAGCGTTACAGCGACACTCCCTTCCTGATCGAGCTTGAACAGAAGGACGGCGTCTACCGCGCCGGGCGCATGGCCCGCGCCGGTGAGCTGGAGCGCTACAGCACAGAGGAGAACGGCAACTTCAAGTATCTGGTCTGGGATGAAACCAGTCAGACGCCGCGCATGCCGCTCGGCACCCTCGGCTTCCGCTGGCAGGAGAAGAAGGGGGAGTGGAACCTGCAAATGAAGGATGGCCAGGACGGTTCCGACCTCTCTCCCGCGCTCTCGCTGCTGGATGAAAATGACGCGGTAATCCAAGTCGCTTTCGATGATTTTTCCGCCGACCAGAGGGTCGAGCGCGGCGTGCCGGTACGATATCTCGAAACCGCCCATGGCAAAGTAGCCGTCACCACCGTCTTTGATCTGCTGATGGCCCAGTTCGGTGTCAATCGTGGACTCGCAGGGGCTTATCCTGCAGATTACGATGCCGAAAACGAGGTCTACACCCCGGCCTGGCAGGAGAAATATACCGGCATCGACCGCACCAACGTTATCCAGTTTGCACGCGAATGGGCCTCGACCGCCGAGAAGACCGGCGGTAAGTGTTCGATCATCATCGGTTCCGGTGTCAACCACTGGTACCACTCCAACCTGATCTATCGCTCCGGGATCTCGGCCCTGATGCTCTGTGGCTGTGTCGGTAAGAATGGTGGAGGCCTCAATCATTACGTCGGCCAGGAGAAACTCGCCCCGGCCGCCCCCTGGGCGACGATCATGGGCGCCCTCGACTGGGCCAAGCCGCCGCGCTTCCAGAACGCTCCCTCTTACCATTATGTACATACCGACCAGTGGCGCTACGAGCGCACCTCCGACGAGGCGCGCATCAACCCGGTCGCCGAAGAGAACCAGATCACCGGCGGGCACACCATGGATCATCAGGTTCGTGCGGTGCGTAATGGCTGGCTCCCCTTCTATCCGCAGTTCGACCGCAGCCCCATCGAAGCGGTCAAACAGGCTGAAGCCGCCGGGGCCAAAAATAATCAGGAGATAGTCGACTGGACGGTTAAGCAGCTGGCCGACAAGAAGATGAAGTTTGCCATTGAAGACCCTGATGCCCCCGAGAACTGGCCACGGCTGTGGATCATCTGGCGCGGCAACGCGCTGATGTCGAGCGCCAAGGGGCATGAGTATTTCCTCAAACATTACCTCGGAACTCATAACAACAGCATCGCGCCCGAGACCGCCGAAGAGTTCGTCAAGGAAGTCGAGTGGCACAAGGAAGCGCCCCAGGGGAAACTCGACCTGGTCGTCGATATCAACTTCCGCATGGACACCTCGGCGCTCTATTCCGATATCGTGCTGCCGACCGCGACCTGGTACGAGAAGGACGACCTCAACACCACCGACATGCACTCCTTCATCCACCCGCTGCAGGCGGCGGTGCCCCCCTGCTGGGAATCGAAGAGCGACTGGGACATCTTCAAGGGGCTGGCCAAAAAAGTCAGTCACTTAGCCGAAACCCATCTTCCCGAGCCGATCCGCGAGATCGTCTCGGTCCCGTTGCAGCATGACACCCCGGCCGAGATGGCCCAGTTTGAAATCAAGGACTGGTACAAGGGGGAATGCGAACCGATCCCCGGCAAGACCATGCCCGGCCTGGTGGTGGTTGAACGTGACTACAAGAACCTTTACAACCGCTTCATCTCCCTGGGTCCCGAGGCCAGAAAAGGGATAGGAGCCCATGGTCTCTCCTGGTCAGTCGAGGATTACTACGACGAGATGGTCGCAGGTGACAAAACCCATACCTGGGACGGCAAGACTTATCCGACCCTGGTCGACGCCCGTGACGCAGCCGAGATCATTCTCAAGCTCGCCCCCGAGACCAACGGCGAGATGGCCTTCCGCGCCTTCGCCGCCGAGGAGAAGAAAGTCGGCCTGCCGCTGACCGACCTGGCTGAAGCCACTCGCGGGGTGCGCACCACCTTCGCCGATCTGGCCGCCCAACCTCGCCGTCTCTTGAACAGCCCGATCTGGAGCGGCCTGACCGACAACGGCCGCGCCTATTCGGCCTACTGTCTCAATGTCGAGAAGCTGATTCCCTGGCGTACCCTGACCGGCCGTCAGCATTTCTACCTGGACCATCAGGGGTATATCGCCGCCGGCGAACATCTGCCGACCTACAAGCCGAAGCCGGACCATGGCACGTTGCAGGATTTTCTGGCCACAGATACTGGCGAGAAGAAGAGCATCATGCTCAACTACCTGACCCCGCACGGCAAGTGGGGGATCCACAGCACCTACACCGACAACCACCGCATGCTGACTCTGTCACGCGGCTGCCACCCCTTCTGGATCAACGATCAGGATGCGGAACAGATCGGCGTCTTCGACAACGACTGGGTCGAGGTCTACAACGACCACGGCGTGGTAGTAACCCGTGCCATCGTCAGCTCGCGCCTGCCGCGCGGCATCTCGTTCCTCTATCACGCCACGGAACGCACCATCGACGTCCCCAAGACCGCACGCCGCGGCAACAAGCGCGCCGGCGGGCACAACAGCTTGAACCGCATCCGCCTCAAACCGAACCTGATGCTCGGCGGCTACGGTCAGTTCACTTTCGCCTGGAACTACTGGGGACCGCCCGGCGCCAACCGCGACACCTACATCATGGTGCGCAAGCTGGATGGTGAACCACAGTGGTAA
- a CDS encoding c-type cytochrome produces the protein MNTKSWRADLNRLGLARAFRFLLVSGVTILMGLLLVGPAFSQPTGATLTKLAEEGENLYRLKCMGCHSLGEGDRQTGPDLAGVTERRNREWLINFIGNPGKMVANGDPIAVQLLAKFNNLLMPTLRLKSDQVEALLIYFAHPEEAAHHAQEPATEAIGNAARGGQLYSGSLAMTNGGSPCIACHALSGFGSAGAASYGPDLSNLYADYGEEGVLSVLETLPFPSMEPIYASRPLTAEERLDLTAFFAQTAAQQAPPAKSLAGLILLGVVIVFAIVALLGLRRLKGVRQPLIDQVRKQRGM, from the coding sequence ATGAATACAAAAAGCTGGAGAGCCGATCTCAACCGACTCGGCTTGGCGCGAGCGTTTCGATTCTTGCTCGTATCCGGAGTCACCATCCTGATGGGGTTACTGCTCGTCGGTCCGGCCTTCAGCCAGCCGACAGGTGCAACCCTGACAAAACTGGCGGAAGAGGGTGAGAACCTGTACCGACTGAAATGCATGGGCTGCCACAGTCTCGGCGAAGGGGACCGTCAAACCGGCCCAGATCTGGCCGGGGTAACCGAGCGCCGTAACCGGGAGTGGCTGATTAATTTCATCGGAAATCCGGGCAAAATGGTCGCCAACGGTGATCCAATTGCCGTGCAATTGCTGGCCAAGTTCAACAATCTGCTGATGCCCACCCTGCGGCTTAAAAGTGATCAGGTGGAAGCCCTGCTGATCTACTTTGCCCACCCAGAAGAGGCTGCGCACCATGCCCAGGAGCCCGCCACTGAAGCAATTGGCAATGCCGCGCGCGGAGGGCAACTTTATAGTGGTTCACTAGCAATGACGAACGGCGGTTCCCCCTGCATCGCCTGCCACGCCCTGAGCGGATTCGGTTCAGCAGGAGCCGCCAGTTATGGCCCCGACCTTTCCAACCTCTACGCAGATTATGGTGAAGAAGGGGTGTTGTCGGTACTCGAAACTCTGCCCTTTCCGAGCATGGAGCCCATCTACGCCTCTCGTCCCCTGACCGCAGAAGAGCGTCTCGATCTGACGGCATTTTTCGCCCAGACCGCAGCACAACAGGCCCCGCCGGCAAAATCGCTGGCCGGGTTGATTCTGCTCGGGGTCGTCATCGTCTTTGCCATCGTGGCTCTTTTGGGACTACGCCGTCTCAAGGGGGTGCGTCAGCCATTAATTGATCAAGTCAGAAAACAGCGAGGTATGTGA
- the msrA gene encoding peptide-methionine (S)-S-oxide reductase MsrA: MTQERAVLAGGCFWGMQDLIRKLPGVEATRVGYTGGDVPNATYRNHGTHAEGIEILFDPDRVSYRRLLEYFFQIHDPTTLNAQGNDQGTSYRSVIYYVSEAQKQTALETIADVDASGLWPDKVITQIEPVGSFWEAEPEHQDYLERLPQGYTCHFPRPGWVLPRRAPK; the protein is encoded by the coding sequence ATGACACAGGAACGCGCAGTGCTTGCTGGTGGCTGCTTTTGGGGTATGCAGGATCTGATACGTAAGCTGCCAGGGGTTGAGGCCACCCGAGTGGGCTACACAGGTGGTGACGTGCCCAACGCCACCTACCGAAACCACGGAACGCATGCCGAGGGTATCGAGATTCTGTTCGATCCAGACAGGGTCTCGTACCGCCGACTGTTGGAGTATTTCTTTCAGATCCACGACCCCACAACTCTAAATGCTCAGGGTAATGACCAGGGCACGTCCTACCGTTCAGTGATCTATTATGTCAGCGAAGCGCAGAAACAAACGGCTCTAGAAACGATTGCCGATGTCGACGCTTCGGGTCTGTGGCCTGATAAGGTCATCACGCAGATCGAGCCCGTCGGTTCTTTCTGGGAGGCGGAACCCGAGCACCAAGACTACCTGGAGCGTTTACCTCAAGGCTACACCTGCCATTTTCCGCGCCCAGGTTGGGTGTTGCCCCGACGAGCGCCGAAGTGA
- a CDS encoding FTR1 family iron permease, whose product MIASFMITFRETLEVALVLGIIWSYLIKSHNRSLLPTLVKGCVAGIVVSILGAYLFQILAGGFVGKAEQIFEGTTMIIAGLLLTTMILWMMFKNSAHELESSVATAIEVEDSSKIALFLLVFFSVLREGIETVLFLSSVSIVSDTSLLSGAILGIVLASFLGWCFFQGSLKLKLKTVFNLSSALLILFASGLFAHGVHEFQEAGILPVMIEHVWDINPVIIDGVYSVMHEQGSIGSIFKSLFGYNGNPTLLEVVTYMFYLMTACGIWLLATKKRCSRC is encoded by the coding sequence ATGATTGCAAGTTTTATGATTACATTTCGCGAAACTCTGGAAGTGGCCCTAGTTTTAGGTATTATCTGGAGCTATCTCATCAAAAGCCATAACAGGTCCCTATTGCCCACGTTGGTAAAAGGCTGTGTTGCTGGAATTGTCGTGAGTATTTTGGGGGCCTATCTTTTCCAGATACTTGCTGGTGGTTTTGTCGGGAAGGCCGAACAGATTTTTGAAGGCACGACCATGATCATTGCCGGGTTACTTCTAACTACCATGATTTTATGGATGATGTTCAAGAACTCAGCGCACGAGCTTGAGAGTAGTGTTGCTACAGCTATTGAGGTAGAGGATTCCAGCAAGATCGCCCTCTTTTTGCTTGTTTTCTTCTCGGTACTGCGGGAAGGCATTGAAACGGTTCTTTTCTTGAGCAGTGTAAGTATTGTGAGCGACACAAGCCTTCTCAGCGGTGCCATCCTTGGTATCGTCCTGGCGTCTTTCCTTGGTTGGTGTTTTTTCCAAGGTTCTCTCAAGTTGAAGTTAAAAACTGTTTTCAACCTTTCAAGTGCCCTTCTTATTTTGTTTGCTTCCGGTCTGTTTGCACATGGTGTTCATGAATTTCAAGAAGCAGGGATATTGCCCGTAATGATTGAACATGTCTGGGATATCAACCCGGTCATCATTGATGGTGTCTATTCTGTGATGCATGAGCAAGGCAGTATCGGTAGCATATTCAAGAGTCTGTTCGGGTACAATGGCAACCCAACCCTGCTTGAAGTAGTCACCTATATGTTTTATCTCATGACGGCCTGTGGCATATGGCTCCTGGCAACAAAAAAAAGATGCAGCAGATGTTGA